A section of the Festucalex cinctus isolate MCC-2025b chromosome 7, RoL_Fcin_1.0, whole genome shotgun sequence genome encodes:
- the LOC144022632 gene encoding 26S proteasome non-ATPase regulatory subunit 4-like isoform X2, with product MVLESTMVCVDNSEYMRNGDFLPTRLQAQQDAVNIVCHSKTRSNPENNVGLITMANNCEVLTTLTPDTGRILSKLHAVQPCGNISFCTGIRVAHLALKHRQGKNHKMRIIAFVGSPVEDNEKELVKMAKRLKKEKVNVDIINFGEEEMNTEKLTAFINTLNGKEGSGSHLVTVPPGPSLADALLSSPILAGEGGAVLGLGASDFEFGVDPSADPELALALRVSMEEQRQRQEDEARRAAVASAAEAGVPSPVDDSAVPVLPDFSRMTEDEQFAYALQMSMQGSAAEFGAEDMDTGADMDSGETKDEEDYDVMRDPEFLQSVLENLPGVDPNNEAIRNAMGSLASQAGPKPDSKKNEEKKK from the exons ATGGTGCTCGAAAGTACTATGGTTTG TGTGGACAACAGTGAGTACATGCGCAATGGAGATTTTCTGCCCACCAGGCTGCAGGCTCAGCAGGACGCTGTTAATATCGTTTGTCACTCCAAGACTCGCAGCAACCCCGAAAACAACGTGGGCCTCATTACCATGGCAAA CAACTGTGAAGTACTGACGACGTTGACTCCTGACACAGGGAGGATATTGTCAAAGCTGCATGCCGTGCAGCCCTGTGGAAACATCAGCTTTTGTACCGGCATCAGGGTAGCACAT TTGGCATTGAAGCACAGACAAGGCAAAAATCACAAGATGCGTATCATCGCATTTGTTGGCAGTCCGGTGGAGGACAACGAGAAAGAG CTGGTCAAAATGGCAAAACGcctgaagaaagaaaaagttaaTGTGGATATCATCAACTTTGGAGAAGAG GAGATGAACACCGAGAAGCTGACGGCCTTCATCAACACGCTGAACGGTAAAGAGGGCAGCGGCTCCCATCTGGTCACAGTGCCTCCGGGCCCCAGTCTGGCTGACGCTCTGCTGTCTTCGCCCATCCTCGCTGGGGAAGGAGGTGCCGTGTTGGGTCTGGGCGCCAGTGACTTTGAATTTGGAGTGGATCCCAGTGCAGACCCAGAACTGGCCCTA GCTCTGAGAGTGTCGATGGAGGAGCAAAGACAAAGGCAAGAGGATGAAGCCCGCAGAGCCGCTGTCGCATCCGCTGCTGAAGCTGGCGTTCCCTCTCCCGTTGACG ATTCTGCAGTGCCCGTGTTGCCAGATTTCAGCCGCATGACGGAGGACGAGCAGTTCGCTTATGCTCTGCAGATGTCCATGCAAGGATCAGCAGCAG AGTTTGGTGCTGAAGATATGGACACTGGTGCTGACATGGACTCTGGTGAGACCAAG GATGAAGAAGACTACGATGTGATGCGGGATCCGGAGTTCCTTCAGAGCGTCCTGGAGAACCTTCCCGGCGTAGACCCCAACAACGAGGCCATCCGTAACGCCATGGGTTCCCTGGCCTCACAGGCTGGTCCTAAACCCGACTCCAAAAAGAAcgaggagaaaaagaaatga
- the LOC144022632 gene encoding 26S proteasome non-ATPase regulatory subunit 4-like isoform X1, producing the protein MVLESTMVCVDNSEYMRNGDFLPTRLQAQQDAVNIVCHSKTRSNPENNVGLITMANNCEVLTTLTPDTGRILSKLHAVQPCGNISFCTGIRVAHLALKHRQGKNHKMRIIAFVGSPVEDNEKELVKMAKRLKKEKVNVDIINFGEEEMNTEKLTAFINTLNGKEGSGSHLVTVPPGPSLADALLSSPILAGEGGAVLGLGASDFEFGVDPSADPELALALRVSMEEQRQRQEDEARRAAVASAAEAGVPSPVDESDDALLKMSVPSADSAVPVLPDFSRMTEDEQFAYALQMSMQGSAAEFGAEDMDTGADMDSGETKDEEDYDVMRDPEFLQSVLENLPGVDPNNEAIRNAMGSLASQAGPKPDSKKNEEKKK; encoded by the exons ATGGTGCTCGAAAGTACTATGGTTTG TGTGGACAACAGTGAGTACATGCGCAATGGAGATTTTCTGCCCACCAGGCTGCAGGCTCAGCAGGACGCTGTTAATATCGTTTGTCACTCCAAGACTCGCAGCAACCCCGAAAACAACGTGGGCCTCATTACCATGGCAAA CAACTGTGAAGTACTGACGACGTTGACTCCTGACACAGGGAGGATATTGTCAAAGCTGCATGCCGTGCAGCCCTGTGGAAACATCAGCTTTTGTACCGGCATCAGGGTAGCACAT TTGGCATTGAAGCACAGACAAGGCAAAAATCACAAGATGCGTATCATCGCATTTGTTGGCAGTCCGGTGGAGGACAACGAGAAAGAG CTGGTCAAAATGGCAAAACGcctgaagaaagaaaaagttaaTGTGGATATCATCAACTTTGGAGAAGAG GAGATGAACACCGAGAAGCTGACGGCCTTCATCAACACGCTGAACGGTAAAGAGGGCAGCGGCTCCCATCTGGTCACAGTGCCTCCGGGCCCCAGTCTGGCTGACGCTCTGCTGTCTTCGCCCATCCTCGCTGGGGAAGGAGGTGCCGTGTTGGGTCTGGGCGCCAGTGACTTTGAATTTGGAGTGGATCCCAGTGCAGACCCAGAACTGGCCCTA GCTCTGAGAGTGTCGATGGAGGAGCAAAGACAAAGGCAAGAGGATGAAGCCCGCAGAGCCGCTGTCGCATCCGCTGCTGAAGCTGGCGTTCCCTCTCCCGTTGACG AGTCCGATGATGCCCTCTTAAAGATGTCAGTTCCAAGTGCAGATTCTGCAGTGCCCGTGTTGCCAGATTTCAGCCGCATGACGGAGGACGAGCAGTTCGCTTATGCTCTGCAGATGTCCATGCAAGGATCAGCAGCAG AGTTTGGTGCTGAAGATATGGACACTGGTGCTGACATGGACTCTGGTGAGACCAAG GATGAAGAAGACTACGATGTGATGCGGGATCCGGAGTTCCTTCAGAGCGTCCTGGAGAACCTTCCCGGCGTAGACCCCAACAACGAGGCCATCCGTAACGCCATGGGTTCCCTGGCCTCACAGGCTGGTCCTAAACCCGACTCCAAAAAGAAcgaggagaaaaagaaatga
- the LOC144022632 gene encoding 26S proteasome non-ATPase regulatory subunit 4-like isoform X3, producing the protein MRNGDFLPTRLQAQQDAVNIVCHSKTRSNPENNVGLITMANNCEVLTTLTPDTGRILSKLHAVQPCGNISFCTGIRVAHLALKHRQGKNHKMRIIAFVGSPVEDNEKELVKMAKRLKKEKVNVDIINFGEEEMNTEKLTAFINTLNGKEGSGSHLVTVPPGPSLADALLSSPILAGEGGAVLGLGASDFEFGVDPSADPELALALRVSMEEQRQRQEDEARRAAVASAAEAGVPSPVDESDDALLKMSVPSADSAVPVLPDFSRMTEDEQFAYALQMSMQGSAAEFGAEDMDTGADMDSGETKDEEDYDVMRDPEFLQSVLENLPGVDPNNEAIRNAMGSLASQAGPKPDSKKNEEKKK; encoded by the exons ATGCGCAATGGAGATTTTCTGCCCACCAGGCTGCAGGCTCAGCAGGACGCTGTTAATATCGTTTGTCACTCCAAGACTCGCAGCAACCCCGAAAACAACGTGGGCCTCATTACCATGGCAAA CAACTGTGAAGTACTGACGACGTTGACTCCTGACACAGGGAGGATATTGTCAAAGCTGCATGCCGTGCAGCCCTGTGGAAACATCAGCTTTTGTACCGGCATCAGGGTAGCACAT TTGGCATTGAAGCACAGACAAGGCAAAAATCACAAGATGCGTATCATCGCATTTGTTGGCAGTCCGGTGGAGGACAACGAGAAAGAG CTGGTCAAAATGGCAAAACGcctgaagaaagaaaaagttaaTGTGGATATCATCAACTTTGGAGAAGAG GAGATGAACACCGAGAAGCTGACGGCCTTCATCAACACGCTGAACGGTAAAGAGGGCAGCGGCTCCCATCTGGTCACAGTGCCTCCGGGCCCCAGTCTGGCTGACGCTCTGCTGTCTTCGCCCATCCTCGCTGGGGAAGGAGGTGCCGTGTTGGGTCTGGGCGCCAGTGACTTTGAATTTGGAGTGGATCCCAGTGCAGACCCAGAACTGGCCCTA GCTCTGAGAGTGTCGATGGAGGAGCAAAGACAAAGGCAAGAGGATGAAGCCCGCAGAGCCGCTGTCGCATCCGCTGCTGAAGCTGGCGTTCCCTCTCCCGTTGACG AGTCCGATGATGCCCTCTTAAAGATGTCAGTTCCAAGTGCAGATTCTGCAGTGCCCGTGTTGCCAGATTTCAGCCGCATGACGGAGGACGAGCAGTTCGCTTATGCTCTGCAGATGTCCATGCAAGGATCAGCAGCAG AGTTTGGTGCTGAAGATATGGACACTGGTGCTGACATGGACTCTGGTGAGACCAAG GATGAAGAAGACTACGATGTGATGCGGGATCCGGAGTTCCTTCAGAGCGTCCTGGAGAACCTTCCCGGCGTAGACCCCAACAACGAGGCCATCCGTAACGCCATGGGTTCCCTGGCCTCACAGGCTGGTCCTAAACCCGACTCCAAAAAGAAcgaggagaaaaagaaatga
- the LOC144022633 gene encoding C-reactive protein-like isoform X2 yields MSSQRASIDVYVALGEKRLDITALLPLCQPISSNRVLSRCALLSHQCVCIKVLCLPLPKLTIVEYQTWLGVMEKLLVLMMMLASSCCAHTVDLSGKVFVFPGATAKDHVELKTPKTSFSAVTVCLRFLTDLSRNYVLFSLATPTISNDFVIFKLKQDNTIRIHARNGGTDFLSLSFPANSWHTLCVTWNSVNGISQLWLDGKPTIKRFIHSGQPISGKPSVVLGQEQDKFGGGFDVSQSFIGMISRLHMWDYVLSPYEIRRYERDTNFTPGTVFNWRALDFEITGKVLVEDEVV; encoded by the exons ATGTCAAGCCAGCGTGCTTCTATTGATGTGTATGTGGCCCTAGGAGAAAAAAGGTTGGACATCACTG CCCTGCTCCccttgtgtcaaccaatcagctccaaccgtgtcttgtccaggtgtgccTTGTTGTCTCACCAATGTGTTTGTATTAAAGTGCTCTGTCTCCCCTTACCAAAACTGACTATTGTCGAATATCAGACGTGGCTTGGAGTG ATGGAGAAACTCTTGGTTCTCATGATGATGCTTGCATCATCATGTTGTGCGCATACAGTTG atctttcaGGCAAAGTCTTTGTTTTCCCGGGGGCGACTGCAAAAGATCATGTGGAACTGAAGACGCCCAAAACGTCTTTCAGTGCAGTGACGGTCTGTCTCAG ATTTCTTACAGATCTCAGCAGGAACTATGTCCTATTCTCTCTGGCCACACCGACAATCAGCAATGACTTTGTGATCTTCAAGCTCAAACAGGACAACACCATCAGAATTCATGCTCGAAATGGCGGCACCGACTTTCTGTCTCTGTCCTTTCCTGCCAACTCCTGGCACACCTTGTGCGTCACCTGGAACTCTGTAAATGGCATCTCCCAGTTGTGGTTGGACGGCAAACCCACCATCAAGAGGTTCATCCACTCAGGGCAGCCCATCAGCGGCAAGCCTAGCGTCGTCCTGGGCCAGGAGCAGGACAAATTTGGGGGCGGCTTCGACGTGTCTCAATCCTTCATCGGCATGATCTCACGACTTCACATGTGGGACTACGTCCTCTCTCCGTATGAGATCCGACGCTACGAGCGGGACACAAACTTTACCCCTGGGACCGTGTTCAACTGGAGAGCGCTTGACTTTGAAATCACTGGTAAAGTTTTGGTGGAAGATGAGGTCGTCTAG
- the LOC144022633 gene encoding C-reactive protein-like isoform X1: MSSQRASIDVYVALGEKSVCLHLFSALLPLCQPISSNRVLSRCALLSHQCVCIKVLCLPLPKLTIVEYQTWLGVMEKLLVLMMMLASSCCAHTVDLSGKVFVFPGATAKDHVELKTPKTSFSAVTVCLRFLTDLSRNYVLFSLATPTISNDFVIFKLKQDNTIRIHARNGGTDFLSLSFPANSWHTLCVTWNSVNGISQLWLDGKPTIKRFIHSGQPISGKPSVVLGQEQDKFGGGFDVSQSFIGMISRLHMWDYVLSPYEIRRYERDTNFTPGTVFNWRALDFEITGKVLVEDEVV; this comes from the exons ATGTCAAGCCAGCGTGCTTCTATTGATGTGTATGTGGCCCTAGGAGAAAAAAG TGTTTGTCTCCACCTTTTCTCAGCCCTGCTCCccttgtgtcaaccaatcagctccaaccgtgtcttgtccaggtgtgccTTGTTGTCTCACCAATGTGTTTGTATTAAAGTGCTCTGTCTCCCCTTACCAAAACTGACTATTGTCGAATATCAGACGTGGCTTGGAGTG ATGGAGAAACTCTTGGTTCTCATGATGATGCTTGCATCATCATGTTGTGCGCATACAGTTG atctttcaGGCAAAGTCTTTGTTTTCCCGGGGGCGACTGCAAAAGATCATGTGGAACTGAAGACGCCCAAAACGTCTTTCAGTGCAGTGACGGTCTGTCTCAG ATTTCTTACAGATCTCAGCAGGAACTATGTCCTATTCTCTCTGGCCACACCGACAATCAGCAATGACTTTGTGATCTTCAAGCTCAAACAGGACAACACCATCAGAATTCATGCTCGAAATGGCGGCACCGACTTTCTGTCTCTGTCCTTTCCTGCCAACTCCTGGCACACCTTGTGCGTCACCTGGAACTCTGTAAATGGCATCTCCCAGTTGTGGTTGGACGGCAAACCCACCATCAAGAGGTTCATCCACTCAGGGCAGCCCATCAGCGGCAAGCCTAGCGTCGTCCTGGGCCAGGAGCAGGACAAATTTGGGGGCGGCTTCGACGTGTCTCAATCCTTCATCGGCATGATCTCACGACTTCACATGTGGGACTACGTCCTCTCTCCGTATGAGATCCGACGCTACGAGCGGGACACAAACTTTACCCCTGGGACCGTGTTCAACTGGAGAGCGCTTGACTTTGAAATCACTGGTAAAGTTTTGGTGGAAGATGAGGTCGTCTAG
- the LOC144022932 gene encoding serum amyloid P-component-like, with amino-acid sequence MEKLFVLMVMLASCCAETKDLSGKVLVFPRETAKDHVKLMTTKTSLSAVTVCLRFVTDLTRNYALFSISTPGVMNDFVLFKINTVDVIRMHARDGGTDFLALSFPPNTWHTMCSTWSSENGIAQLWVDGKPTIKRFIHSGQPIGGKPITILGQEQDTYGGGFDATQSFVGMISRLHMWDYVISPSEIQRYEEDSNFTPGNVFNWRALDFEIVGNILVEDEVEVTAM; translated from the exons ATGGAGAAACTCTTTGTTCTCATGGTGATGCTTGCATCATGTTGTGCAGAAACCAAAG ATCTTTCTGGCAAAGTCCTCGTCTTCCCGAGGGAGACTGCCAAAGATCATGTGAAACTGATGACAACCAAAACGTCCTTGAGTGCAGTGACGGTCTGTCTCAG ATTCGTTACAGATCTCACCAGGAACTACGCCCTCTTCTCTATATCCACGCCGGGGGTCATGAATGATTTTGTGCTCTTCAAGATAAACACGGTCGACGTCATCAGGATGCACGCTCGGGACGGTGGCACCGACTTCTTGGCTCTCTCTTTCCCTCCAAACACCTGGCACACCATGTGCTCCACCTGGAGCTCTGAAAATGGCATCGCCCAGTTGTGGGTAGATGGCAAACCCACCATCAAGAGGTTTATCCACTCGGGGCAGCCCATCGGCGGCAAGCCCATCACCATCCTGGGCCAGGAGCAGGACACTTACGGGGGAGGCTTCGACGCCACCCAGTCCTTCGTCGGCATGATCTCTCGACTTCACATGTGGGACTACGTCATCTCTCCGAGTGAGATCCAACGCTACGAGGAAGACTCAAACTTCACCCCCGGCAACGTGTTCAACTGGAGAGCCCTCGACTTTGAAATAGTTGGCAACATTTTGGTGGAAGATGAGGTAGAAGTCACAGCCATGTAG